The following proteins are co-located in the Leptospira weilii genome:
- a CDS encoding tRNA (cytidine(34)-2'-O)-methyltransferase, translating into MPLHIGLYRPEIPPNTGNIARLCVALGAELHIIGQASFDLSEKAARRAGLDYWDKVKISFHPSLEEYKAILPSGTDPYLISIYGKRSYTDVRYKEGDAFLFGNETSGVPTEIKNSWSEERILKIPMEDSSRCLNLSNSVAVISYEAMRQIRSW; encoded by the coding sequence ATGCCCTTACACATAGGTCTTTACAGACCCGAAATCCCTCCCAATACCGGAAACATCGCGAGACTCTGCGTCGCTTTGGGAGCGGAACTTCATATCATTGGACAAGCATCCTTCGACCTTTCCGAAAAAGCGGCGCGTAGGGCCGGATTAGATTACTGGGATAAAGTGAAAATTTCTTTCCATCCTTCTTTAGAAGAATATAAAGCGATCCTTCCATCCGGAACCGATCCATATCTGATTTCAATTTACGGCAAACGTTCTTATACCGACGTTCGATACAAGGAAGGAGATGCTTTTTTGTTTGGAAATGAAACCTCTGGAGTTCCTACGGAAATAAAAAATTCCTGGAGTGAAGAACGGATCTTAAAAATTCCGATGGAAGATTCTTCCCGTTGTTTGAATTTAAGCAATTCGGTCGCGGTGATTTCGTACGAAGCGATGCGTCAAATCCGATCCTGGTAA